A stretch of DNA from Campylobacter concisus:
GCCTTGAAGGCTTGAGTCTATCTCCACATCGCCATTTGGCGTCTTGATAACCGCGTCTATGCCGTCCTTTAGTCCATAAACTATCGGTGCAAAGCTAGCTGGCTTTTTGAGCGAATACGTATAAGCGTTTTTTGGGTTAAATTTAATGCCATTATCATCAGCATTTATAAGCTTCATACAATCATCATCAAAAAAGCTCGACTTTACCCTAGCGTACTCCTCCATGCTCTTGTGGTAGTCGAGGTGGTCTTGAGTCAAATTTGTAAAAATTTTTAGAGTAAATTTCAAGCTCTCTATACGTTTTTGAGCGATCGCATGCGAGCTAACCTCCATCACGAAGTACTCGCAGCCTTGCTCACTAGCTGCTTTTAGGTATGAGAGTGTCTTTAAAATGGCACTCGTCGTAAGCGCCTTGTCATCTATCTGCTTGCCCTCTATAAATGCCCCTCTAGTGCCACTTAGGCCACATTTTTTGCCTAAATTTCGCAAAATTTCATAAATAGCAGCAGCCGTTGTGGTCTTGCCATTTGTACCTGTGATGCCAACTATCTTTAAGTTTTCGTCTATTTTTAAAAGCTTCTTGCACTCTTCAAGGCTGATTATCTTTGCGCCATTTTTTACCGCAGCCTCTGCAAATTTTGCGTTTGCAGTAGTTTGCACAAAGTACGCCCCCTGCTCGCACTCGTTTGAGTCATCTGTTATGAAGCTATTTTCTACTGATATTTTCATCGTTTTGTCTTTTTTGTATCTCTTTAAAAAGCTGATCTATGCGCTCATCGCCACCAAACATCACCGCCGCACTCTCAAGATAGTTTATACTTATTTCGATGAAGTCATTTTTTATCAAATTTCCCAAAAATTCTAAAAAATCATCTTTGTTTGAGATCATTACCTTGGTTGAGAACATGATGTTTTCAAAGACCTTTTTGAAGCTCCCGTCCTTATAAACAGCCTTTTTAAAGTCCTCGTAGCTGATCGCGTCTTGCTCTTCAAAATACTCATCGCTAGCCAATCTTGATTCTAAAATTTTTAAAATTTCATCCATTCCTTCATCATCTTCGCCAGCTCTTAGTTTATCCATAAAATAGTCAAATAAAAGCTTTGCTTCCTCTGCATTTTTCTCGCCA
This window harbors:
- a CDS encoding UDP-N-acetylmuramoyl-L-alanyl-D-glutamate--2,6-diaminopimelate ligase is translated as MKISVENSFITDDSNECEQGAYFVQTTANAKFAEAAVKNGAKIISLEECKKLLKIDENLKIVGITGTNGKTTTAAAIYEILRNLGKKCGLSGTRGAFIEGKQIDDKALTTSAILKTLSYLKAASEQGCEYFVMEVSSHAIAQKRIESLKFTLKIFTNLTQDHLDYHKSMEEYARVKSSFFDDDCMKLINADDNGIKFNPKNAYTYSLKKPASFAPIVYGLKDGIDAVIKTPNGDVEIDSSLQGEFNLYNLIAALGAVCLLERPDTVALSKAISKFKGVSGRMEVVSADPLVIVDFAHTPDGIEKVLNSLRHLNLIAVFGAGGDRDRTKRPKMGAIAQKYARICIVTSDNPRSEESESIIDEICAGMSQNENLIRNANRKEAIALAISKLEPGWALVILGKGDEPYQEIKGVKHPFSDKEVVKELLKR